From the Candidatus Poribacteria bacterium genome, one window contains:
- a CDS encoding sigma-70 family RNA polymerase sigma factor yields MNEHRGPHNSAKCPFYIVPDDPLSAEASVNHCVKCVTYGNARLEKLRADFYQVAFLTILEEGPKYDPDHVSGASFITFIKSRVCGRLWSERRQEMKYLPCSQDEEDPTTEDLASNPLVEALIAGACACENFEDTVVEDIEADHFRKLLPQLLSKLSKREREILRLKYFECCSGVEIADALTVSEGRVSQITKSALAKLKKAYLRLLEDACPIRVDVVPEASRSNL; encoded by the coding sequence ATGAACGAACATAGAGGCCCACACAACTCAGCAAAGTGCCCGTTCTATATTGTGCCTGACGATCCGCTCTCTGCGGAAGCCTCAGTAAATCACTGCGTTAAGTGTGTTACCTACGGAAACGCCCGGTTAGAAAAGTTAAGGGCAGATTTCTACCAAGTTGCGTTCTTGACGATTCTCGAAGAGGGTCCGAAGTATGATCCTGATCATGTCAGTGGTGCGAGTTTTATCACGTTTATCAAATCTCGTGTGTGTGGTCGACTGTGGTCTGAAAGACGACAAGAGATGAAATATCTGCCCTGTTCACAGGATGAGGAGGATCCTACTACTGAGGATTTAGCATCAAATCCGTTGGTTGAGGCCCTCATTGCCGGGGCATGTGCTTGCGAAAACTTTGAAGATACTGTGGTCGAGGACATAGAAGCGGATCACTTCCGAAAATTACTTCCACAACTGCTTTCGAAACTTTCAAAGAGAGAGCGCGAAATCTTGAGATTGAAATACTTCGAGTGTTGTAGTGGGGTAGAGATAGCCGACGCGTTGACCGTATCCGAGGGGCGCGTCAGCCAAATTACGAAAAGTGCGTTAGCAAAGTTGAAAAAGGCATATCTGCGTTTGTTAGAGGACGCATGTCCAATACGGGTCGATGTCGTTCCTGAAGCAAGCCGCAGTAACCTATGA
- a CDS encoding Ldh family oxidoreductase, translated as MLTGVLVNAATIPPPGKNYGLLIVAIDPTSFVPLTQFKTEVDTLIARVKENRREAGVAEILIPGERAYRQREVHLAKGIHLEDTLVNQLT; from the coding sequence ATCCTTACGGGTGTCTTGGTCAACGCTGCGACAATCCCGCCTCCCGGTAAAAACTACGGCTTACTCATTGTTGCGATAGACCCAACCAGTTTTGTTCCATTGACACAGTTCAAGACGGAAGTCGATACCCTCATTGCGCGCGTCAAAGAGAATCGACGAGAAGCAGGGGTTGCGGAAATCCTGATTCCAGGTGAACGCGCCTATCGTCAGAGGGAAGTACATCTCGCTAAGGGTATTCATTTAGAGGACACACTCGTAAATCAATTAACGTGA
- a CDS encoding STAS domain-containing protein — translation MTTKVRRENGITILEPKGKIMGSSASELWAEISPQIEGSDTPRILINFEHVNKVDSTGLGVMMKARAVVARKKGRVGVINVSKHIGNLIVMSRLVSLFERFDNEAAAVSRLSA, via the coding sequence ATGACCACTAAAGTTCGTAGAGAGAATGGCATCACGATTTTAGAACCTAAAGGGAAAATAATGGGATCCTCAGCATCAGAATTATGGGCGGAAATCTCGCCGCAGATAGAGGGTTCCGATACACCCCGTATTCTCATCAATTTTGAGCACGTCAACAAGGTCGACAGCACAGGCCTCGGTGTGATGATGAAAGCACGTGCCGTTGTCGCGCGAAAAAAAGGACGGGTCGGGGTTATCAATGTCAGCAAACACATCGGTAACCTAATTGTTATGAGTCGACTCGTGAGCCTCTTTGAACGTTTCGATAATGAGGCTGCTGCGGTTTCAAGACTCTCCGCTTAA
- a CDS encoding carboxypeptidase regulatory-like domain-containing protein: MKHTSFLLLNFLLIYAGLLPADEGTGRITGKIFLDREPPALPQIAVDKNVEFCGETLTDAVLMVQNRGIQGAVVSLDWQTEVPTAGKLPTPIHLQSRGCRFHPRVQATRLENYLMLNSGDKVTHNPHGWWNNQKTIFNITLLNPNQKFKRKFRWAGTYRVECDTHTWMKAYILVFTHPFYTVTDEEGVFRLENVPAGTHTIRVWHEILGEQTATIVVVPKKATEKQFVLPFVDKRRKELVPKTVAPWPPNSSTQ; the protein is encoded by the coding sequence ATGAAACACACATCTTTTTTACTTCTCAATTTTCTGCTAATCTATGCCGGACTTCTACCCGCTGACGAAGGCACAGGCAGAATTACTGGCAAAATTTTTTTAGACAGAGAGCCACCAGCATTACCCCAAATTGCAGTAGATAAAAACGTTGAATTTTGCGGGGAAACCTTGACAGATGCTGTACTGATGGTTCAAAACCGAGGCATTCAGGGGGCAGTGGTATCCCTGGACTGGCAAACGGAGGTCCCCACCGCTGGAAAACTGCCTACCCCTATACATCTTCAGAGTCGAGGGTGTCGGTTTCATCCACGCGTTCAAGCAACGCGACTCGAGAATTATTTGATGCTCAACAGCGGTGATAAGGTAACACATAACCCACACGGGTGGTGGAACAATCAAAAGACTATCTTCAATATAACCCTTTTGAATCCGAATCAGAAGTTCAAGCGGAAGTTCAGATGGGCAGGCACCTATCGCGTAGAGTGCGATACACATACATGGATGAAAGCCTACATCTTGGTCTTCACACACCCATTTTACACTGTCACAGATGAAGAAGGGGTTTTTAGACTGGAGAATGTTCCTGCCGGCACTCACACAATTCGTGTCTGGCATGAAATTCTTGGCGAACAGACAGCAACAATAGTGGTAGTACCAAAGAAAGCAACAGAGAAGCAATTTGTATTGCCGTTCGTTGATAAGCGACGCAAAGAACTCGTTCCTAAAACAGTTGCCCCCTGGCCCCCAAATAGCAGCACGCAGTGA
- a CDS encoding SDR family oxidoreductase: MELGLTGKVAVITGGSEGIGKGIAHRLCEEGAKVSICGRRESVLTDAAENIRTQTGGEVLAIPADVTKPETLENFIGQTATHFGKIDILINNAGRSAGGDFETMSDEAWYEDLDLKLMGAIRCARLVIPHMKSNGSGRIINITHPGGKQPSAGSCPTSVSRAAGIAMTKALSKELLPHKILVNTVCLTSIKTAQGERAWKAAGSPGTLEEYWEEQGAGHPLGRLGEPHEVGNLVAFLVSECASFITGTAINIDGGLSAVV; this comes from the coding sequence ATGGAACTCGGATTAACTGGAAAAGTTGCTGTTATTACTGGCGGTAGTGAGGGGATCGGCAAAGGTATCGCGCACCGTCTGTGTGAAGAGGGTGCGAAAGTCTCAATTTGTGGGAGACGCGAATCAGTCTTAACAGATGCGGCTGAAAACATCCGCACACAAACCGGGGGTGAAGTCCTTGCCATCCCCGCAGATGTAACGAAACCGGAAACACTGGAAAATTTCATCGGACAGACCGCGACCCACTTCGGAAAGATTGACATTTTAATCAATAACGCCGGACGTTCGGCAGGTGGTGATTTCGAAACCATGAGCGATGAAGCATGGTACGAGGACCTGGATCTCAAGTTAATGGGGGCTATTCGTTGCGCGCGATTGGTGATTCCACACATGAAAAGCAATGGCAGTGGTAGGATTATCAACATCACGCATCCGGGGGGCAAACAGCCCAGCGCAGGTTCCTGTCCGACCTCCGTCAGTCGAGCAGCAGGGATCGCTATGACGAAGGCACTCTCTAAGGAACTGCTACCCCATAAAATCTTGGTTAACACGGTCTGCCTGACCTCGATTAAGACTGCCCAAGGGGAACGCGCATGGAAAGCGGCGGGTTCACCCGGAACGCTTGAGGAATATTGGGAAGAACAGGGCGCGGGGCATCCACTCGGACGTTTAGGGGAACCGCATGAGGTGGGCAATCTTGTCGCTTTCCTCGTTTCGGAGTGTGCATCGTTTATTACAGGCACTGCTATCAATATTGATGGTGGACTCTCGGCAGTCGTATAA
- a CDS encoding c-type cytochrome — translation MKVFLIFLFIFSLSKGEGNIPEGDWPLGLEPDFEIPIDNPITAEKVRLGKRLFFDKQLSLDGSLSCATCHDPGQGFSNGLAVTEGVSGRKGSRNVPTLVNRLYGNAQFWDGRAATLESQALGPLFNPDEMGMNENLLLQRLKTDATYQNLFYEAFGTSEPSVESVGKAIACFERTLLTGETAFDRYEWEGEKPALSESAARGLVLFRGKARCNTCHIGTNFTDEQFHNIGAGEGAGQQDAGRAAVTGDSADFGKFKTPSLRNIELTAPYMHDGSLARLEDVIAFYDQGGRPNLNLDKEMKPIELTDAEKADLLAFLKSLTGPVFSVTVEELKGLAQ, via the coding sequence ATGAAAGTTTTCTTGATTTTTTTATTCATCTTTAGTCTCTCAAAAGGGGAGGGAAATATACCAGAGGGTGACTGGCCCTTAGGGCTTGAGCCCGATTTTGAGATTCCAATAGACAACCCGATAACTGCGGAAAAAGTCAGACTCGGTAAACGCCTCTTTTTTGACAAACAGTTGAGTCTTGATGGAAGCCTCAGTTGTGCGACGTGTCATGACCCAGGGCAAGGTTTTTCAAATGGGTTGGCTGTTACTGAAGGAGTCTCAGGGCGGAAAGGTAGCCGAAACGTGCCAACCCTTGTGAATCGGCTCTATGGGAATGCCCAATTCTGGGATGGCCGCGCGGCAACATTGGAATCTCAAGCATTGGGACCCCTCTTCAATCCCGACGAGATGGGGATGAACGAAAACTTGCTCCTGCAAAGATTGAAGACAGATGCAACTTATCAAAACCTCTTTTATGAGGCATTTGGAACCTCTGAGCCCTCAGTAGAGAGTGTCGGCAAAGCCATTGCCTGTTTTGAACGGACACTCCTCACGGGCGAAACGGCTTTTGATCGGTATGAGTGGGAGGGCGAGAAACCTGCTCTGAGTGAGAGTGCCGCGAGAGGACTCGTCCTGTTTCGAGGCAAAGCGAGATGTAACACATGTCACATCGGCACTAATTTTACAGACGAGCAATTTCACAACATCGGCGCTGGTGAAGGTGCGGGTCAGCAGGATGCGGGACGTGCCGCGGTGACGGGCGATTCCGCTGATTTTGGCAAGTTCAAAACACCCTCCTTGAGAAACATTGAACTAACAGCGCCTTATATGCACGACGGCAGCTTAGCACGCCTTGAAGATGTTATCGCATTTTACGACCAAGGAGGTCGTCCTAACCTCAACCTCGACAAAGAAATGAAACCTATTGAACTCACCGACGCAGAAAAAGCGGATTTACTGGCTTTTTTGAAAAGTCTTACCGGTCCAGTTTTTTCAGTGACGGTTGAAGAACTCAAGGGACTTGCACAATGA
- a CDS encoding NAD(P)H-hydrate dehydratase, which translates to MKVVTAAEMRQIDQDTIEGIGIPGIVLMETAGSAIVRAIEKHYPTCQRIGIFAGKGNNGGDGIVIARQLAHIGRDVLLFLVSPEDSFTGEAHTNLQITKRLGLRIEEILTDAALGSDFFAERRTSLTHIASCELLVDAIFGTGLRGAVRNPIATVINAINRLPTPILSVDLPSGLDADTGHPLGVCVQADRTVTIGLPKRGLLMHPGAELVGKLEVVDIGFPEQVVNAQDIQVNWTSAAQASQWMPPRPAFSHKGSYGRVLVVAGSTGMTGAAALASEAALRTGAGLVTLATPKHLNPILEGLLPEVMTLPLPETDVGNLAASATSPILEFAEKTKSILAIGPGLSQHPETVSLVHQLIRENREQRIDLRMVIDADGLNALAQDRETLSRLNSEAVLTPHPGEMARLTNTAVPTLEADRIGTAQQFASEQGVTLVFKGAPTVTSDPNGNLWINSTGNPGMATGGMGDVLTGVIAGLMAQGIPSESAAALGVYLHGLSGDIAAERFGRHGLIASDVLKTVPEAILTIAPGLLRPLSLQYSNG; encoded by the coding sequence ATGAAAGTCGTGACCGCGGCGGAAATGCGCCAGATCGATCAGGACACCATTGAAGGTATTGGCATTCCCGGCATCGTTCTGATGGAAACCGCTGGGAGTGCCATCGTTCGCGCAATCGAAAAACACTACCCGACATGCCAACGGATTGGCATTTTCGCGGGTAAGGGTAATAACGGCGGGGATGGTATTGTTATCGCACGCCAACTTGCCCACATAGGGCGCGATGTGCTTCTCTTCTTGGTTTCTCCTGAAGACAGTTTTACGGGAGAGGCACACACCAATCTCCAAATTACCAAACGTTTAGGCTTGCGGATTGAGGAAATCCTGACAGATGCAGCACTCGGCTCCGATTTCTTCGCGGAACGCAGGACCTCTTTGACGCACATCGCGAGTTGCGAACTGCTTGTGGACGCGATCTTTGGGACAGGGCTGCGGGGTGCGGTGCGCAATCCAATCGCTACCGTAATTAATGCGATCAATAGGCTTCCGACCCCCATCCTTTCTGTCGATCTACCCTCCGGTTTGGATGCTGACACGGGACATCCGTTAGGTGTCTGTGTTCAAGCCGATCGAACGGTAACGATAGGCTTGCCCAAAAGAGGACTGTTGATGCATCCGGGTGCCGAACTCGTCGGAAAACTCGAAGTCGTTGATATCGGTTTCCCAGAACAGGTTGTAAACGCACAAGATATTCAGGTAAACTGGACATCAGCAGCACAAGCATCACAATGGATGCCACCGCGTCCGGCATTCTCTCATAAAGGGAGTTATGGGCGCGTTCTTGTCGTCGCTGGTTCGACAGGGATGACGGGAGCTGCCGCACTCGCCAGCGAAGCGGCTTTACGCACCGGTGCGGGGTTGGTAACGCTCGCAACTCCGAAACATCTCAACCCAATTTTAGAGGGTCTTCTCCCTGAGGTGATGACGCTACCCTTACCAGAAACGGATGTCGGGAACTTAGCAGCATCGGCAACCTCACCCATCCTCGAATTTGCGGAAAAAACGAAATCAATACTGGCAATCGGTCCCGGGCTTTCCCAACATCCCGAAACAGTGTCCCTCGTCCATCAATTGATACGCGAAAACCGGGAACAGAGGATTGACTTACGGATGGTTATCGATGCAGATGGCCTGAACGCCCTCGCGCAAGATAGAGAAACCCTTTCACGCCTCAACAGCGAGGCAGTGCTCACACCGCATCCCGGTGAGATGGCGCGGTTAACGAACACCGCAGTTCCTACATTAGAGGCAGACAGGATTGGGACCGCTCAACAGTTTGCAAGTGAACAGGGTGTAACACTCGTATTTAAAGGGGCACCGACTGTTACCAGCGATCCAAATGGAAATCTATGGATAAATTCAACGGGTAACCCCGGCATGGCAACAGGCGGTATGGGGGACGTATTGACAGGCGTAATTGCGGGGTTAATGGCACAAGGCATACCGAGTGAAAGTGCAGCTGCGCTTGGGGTCTATCTACACGGGTTATCGGGAGACATCGCCGCGGAGAGATTTGGGAGACATGGGCTCATTGCCAGTGATGTGCTAAAGACGGTTCCGGAGGCAATTTTAACGATTGCGCCTGGGCTGCTGCGTCCGTTGTCCTTGCAGTATTCCAATGGTTAA